One Gemmatimonadota bacterium DNA window includes the following coding sequences:
- a CDS encoding peptide transporter has protein sequence MSVREEEQREDSPEQYQNPDTALFGEADEPYLPGFNLKTIWACLFVGFIMLPGSIYLSLVTGGQTGAADWVTVILFLEIAKRSLVKMTRQEIMILYWAAAGLAAAGNAMNTGITGGPFAHLIWEQYYKQSPEATGIATLIPTWVVPTLDSTAMASRTFFHMDWFVPVLVLTAVTLLFAVNSYSMGYILFRVTNDVERLTFPLARVHAGGATALAETSQNREGWRWRAFSIGSVIGVSWGLLYVMIPILSSTFLVTPITILPIPFIDFTTSLREVLPATMVGIGTDLGTLLAGFVLPYWVVIGTFVSSAAIALVANPLLYHNGILTTWEPGMSLIPTQISNNIDFWLSFTIGASLVIGIVGFTATIRAILKSNRERREDPNRETQVQPTPKGRGDLPIWLVFIFWFVSTTGFVVILYILIPDFPWWISVIFGFLWSPVFSYIGARMIGITGSPYGTSFPFVKEASFLLSGYRGVDVWFAPIPIFEHGKVAETFKQLDLTKTTFGSVVKLTAVTTILMFVCSFIFYSLVWKLNPIPSSAYPYVQKMWPLNAAMRTIWVKSTLPGGITFIFDIIKIEYIIAGLGITGGLFGLITLVGGSPLFFYGLVGGMAMPLWQTLPTFFGAILGRYYFTKRFGEEKWMSYVPIVLAGYGAGIGLIGMIAIAIALISKAISQIVY, from the coding sequence TTGTCCGTCCGTGAAGAGGAACAGAGGGAAGACAGTCCGGAGCAGTACCAGAATCCGGATACCGCTTTGTTCGGCGAAGCGGACGAACCCTACCTGCCGGGATTCAACCTGAAGACGATCTGGGCCTGCCTGTTCGTCGGGTTCATCATGCTGCCGGGATCGATCTACCTCAGCCTGGTGACGGGCGGGCAGACCGGCGCGGCGGACTGGGTCACCGTCATCCTGTTCCTCGAGATCGCCAAGCGGTCCCTCGTCAAGATGACCCGGCAGGAAATCATGATCCTGTACTGGGCCGCGGCCGGGCTGGCCGCCGCGGGGAACGCCATGAACACGGGCATCACCGGCGGCCCCTTCGCCCACCTGATCTGGGAGCAGTACTACAAGCAGTCCCCGGAAGCCACGGGCATCGCCACGCTGATCCCCACCTGGGTCGTTCCGACGCTCGATTCCACCGCGATGGCAAGCCGGACCTTCTTCCACATGGACTGGTTCGTCCCCGTCCTCGTCCTCACCGCGGTGACGCTACTCTTCGCCGTCAATTCCTACTCGATGGGGTACATCCTCTTCCGGGTCACCAACGACGTGGAACGGCTGACCTTCCCCCTGGCGCGGGTGCACGCTGGCGGTGCCACGGCGCTGGCCGAAACGTCGCAGAACCGGGAGGGCTGGCGATGGCGGGCGTTCAGCATCGGGTCCGTGATCGGCGTATCGTGGGGACTCCTGTACGTGATGATCCCCATCCTGTCCAGCACCTTCCTGGTCACGCCCATCACCATATTGCCTATTCCCTTCATCGATTTCACCACCAGTCTCCGGGAAGTGCTGCCGGCGACTATGGTGGGCATCGGCACCGATCTCGGCACGCTCCTTGCCGGGTTCGTCCTGCCCTACTGGGTCGTGATCGGTACATTCGTGTCGTCGGCTGCGATCGCGCTGGTCGCCAATCCGCTCCTCTACCACAACGGCATCCTGACCACCTGGGAGCCCGGGATGTCGCTCATCCCGACGCAGATATCCAACAACATCGATTTCTGGCTCAGCTTCACCATCGGCGCCTCCCTCGTCATCGGCATCGTGGGTTTCACTGCGACCATCCGGGCCATTCTGAAATCCAACCGGGAGCGGCGGGAAGATCCCAACCGTGAAACGCAGGTGCAGCCGACGCCGAAGGGCCGGGGCGACCTGCCGATCTGGCTCGTCTTCATCTTCTGGTTCGTCAGCACGACGGGCTTCGTGGTCATCCTCTACATCCTGATCCCCGATTTTCCGTGGTGGATCAGCGTCATCTTCGGATTCCTCTGGTCGCCGGTGTTTTCCTACATCGGGGCCCGGATGATCGGCATCACGGGTTCGCCCTACGGCACCTCCTTCCCCTTCGTCAAGGAAGCTTCGTTCCTGCTGTCCGGTTACCGGGGCGTCGACGTGTGGTTCGCGCCGATACCGATCTTCGAGCACGGGAAGGTGGCCGAGACCTTCAAGCAGCTCGACCTCACCAAGACGACCTTCGGCAGCGTGGTCAAGCTGACCGCGGTGACCACCATCCTGATGTTCGTCTGCAGCTTCATCTTCTATTCGCTTGTGTGGAAACTCAACCCCATCCCGTCCTCGGCCTATCCCTACGTGCAGAAGATGTGGCCCCTCAACGCGGCCATGCGGACCATATGGGTGAAGTCCACCCTGCCCGGCGGCATCACGTTCATCTTCGATATCATCAAGATCGAGTACATTATCGCCGGCCTGGGCATCACGGGAGGACTTTTCGGCCTGATTACGCTGGTGGGCGGCTCGCCTCTCTTCTTCTACGGCCTGGTCGGCGGCATGGCCATGCCGCTCTGGCAGACCCTGCCCACCTTCTTCGGCGCGATCCTGGGGCGCTACTACTTCACCAAGCGCTTCGGCGAAGAGAAATGGATGTCGTACGTGCCCATTGTGCTGGCCGGCTACGGGGCCGGCATTGGACTCATAGGCATGATCGCCATCGCCATCGCGCTGATCTCCAAGGCGATTTCGCAGATCGTGTATTGA
- a CDS encoding ATP-dependent RecD-like DNA helicase, with protein MDILTGTIERITYQSEETGYTVARLRAETDACKTTENLARAATRDGLLTVTGELAKIAPGERVEVSGFWVTHKQYGKQFKIVESKSIQPTTTDGIRKYLGSGLIKGLGPAKAAMIVDHFGEDTLEVIEKTPGRLSEVKGIAKKTIDVIRSGWEEQKHIQEVMQFLLGHDVSMAYAVKIYKAYGNEAIRQVTENPYRLSTDIWGVGFKTADKIAMNLGVDPGAPARVEAGIRYVLEAQADDGHVFVPLETLTEESAAVLEVDADTIPSGIDALVRTEVVLRNEDRVYLQPLYYAEQGIARHIARLVDHPRTPPPPERIDEHILHIERERSIVFNTEQREAIHTSASRSVLAITGGPGTGKTTCVQGIVYLFNRVGAKVLLAAPTGRAAKRLSEVTGAEAKTIHRLLEFNPGLMEFGRDQDNRLEADLVILDESSMVDTVLMNAVLRAVKTSARFIMVGDVDQLPSVGAGNVLRDMIDAGRLPVVRLTEIFRQARESSIVMNAHRVNRGEMPDTKNRNQGDFFFINEPDPAAGAEQITELLTDRLPRKYGLDPFNDIQVLTPMYRGDIGVDQLNQKLQQVLNPSGASLKRGDRELRVGDKVLQTRNNYGKMTFNGDIGRITHIDPDDQAVDISFQESIRYDYGELDELVLAYAISVHKSQGSEYPAIILPLYSTHYIMLQRNLLYTALTRARALAVLIGTPKALAIAVKNNRVVERYTGLRDALGELIGDRTESLPGLQGLSP; from the coding sequence ATGGACATACTCACCGGTACCATCGAGCGCATCACCTACCAGAGCGAGGAGACCGGCTACACGGTCGCGCGGCTGCGCGCCGAAACGGACGCCTGCAAGACCACCGAGAACCTGGCGCGGGCGGCCACGCGGGACGGCCTGCTGACCGTCACGGGCGAACTGGCGAAGATCGCGCCGGGCGAGCGCGTCGAAGTCTCCGGGTTCTGGGTAACCCACAAGCAGTACGGCAAGCAGTTCAAGATCGTCGAATCCAAATCGATCCAGCCCACGACCACGGACGGCATTCGAAAGTACCTGGGATCGGGACTCATCAAGGGACTGGGTCCGGCCAAGGCCGCCATGATCGTCGATCACTTCGGCGAGGACACCCTCGAGGTCATCGAGAAGACGCCCGGCCGGCTGTCCGAGGTGAAGGGCATCGCGAAGAAGACCATCGACGTCATCCGATCCGGTTGGGAGGAACAGAAGCACATCCAGGAGGTCATGCAGTTCCTGCTCGGACACGACGTCAGCATGGCCTACGCGGTGAAGATCTACAAGGCCTACGGCAACGAGGCCATCAGGCAGGTCACGGAGAATCCGTACCGCCTGTCCACGGATATCTGGGGCGTCGGTTTCAAGACCGCCGACAAGATCGCCATGAACCTGGGGGTGGATCCCGGGGCACCCGCCCGGGTCGAGGCCGGCATCCGGTACGTCCTGGAGGCGCAGGCCGACGACGGTCACGTATTCGTGCCCCTGGAAACCCTCACCGAGGAAAGCGCCGCCGTGCTCGAGGTCGACGCCGATACCATTCCGTCCGGCATCGACGCCCTGGTCCGGACCGAGGTCGTCCTTCGCAACGAAGACCGGGTCTATCTCCAGCCCCTTTACTACGCCGAGCAGGGCATCGCGCGGCACATCGCACGCCTGGTCGACCATCCCCGCACCCCGCCGCCCCCCGAACGAATCGACGAACACATCCTGCACATCGAAAGAGAACGCAGTATCGTATTCAACACGGAACAGCGCGAGGCGATACACACCTCGGCATCCCGGAGCGTCCTGGCGATTACCGGCGGTCCGGGGACCGGCAAGACCACCTGCGTGCAGGGCATCGTCTACCTGTTCAACCGCGTGGGAGCGAAGGTGCTGCTGGCCGCGCCGACGGGCCGGGCCGCGAAGCGGCTGTCCGAGGTGACCGGCGCCGAGGCGAAAACCATCCACCGGCTGCTCGAGTTCAACCCGGGGCTCATGGAGTTCGGCCGCGACCAGGACAACAGGCTGGAAGCCGACCTGGTCATCCTCGACGAGTCCTCCATGGTGGATACGGTCCTGATGAACGCCGTGCTGCGGGCCGTGAAGACGTCAGCCCGCTTCATCATGGTGGGCGATGTCGACCAGTTGCCTTCCGTGGGGGCAGGCAACGTCCTCCGGGACATGATAGACGCCGGCCGTCTCCCGGTGGTCCGCCTGACCGAGATCTTCCGCCAGGCCCGGGAGAGCAGCATCGTGATGAACGCCCATCGGGTGAACCGCGGCGAAATGCCGGACACGAAGAACAGGAACCAGGGCGATTTCTTCTTCATCAACGAGCCCGACCCCGCGGCCGGCGCGGAACAGATCACCGAGCTGTTGACAGACCGCCTGCCACGCAAGTACGGCCTCGATCCCTTCAACGACATCCAGGTACTCACCCCCATGTACCGCGGCGATATCGGCGTGGACCAGCTCAACCAGAAGCTCCAGCAGGTGCTGAACCCGTCGGGCGCCTCGTTGAAGCGGGGCGACCGGGAACTGCGCGTGGGCGACAAGGTGCTGCAGACGCGGAACAACTACGGGAAAATGACCTTCAACGGCGACATTGGACGCATCACGCACATCGATCCGGACGACCAGGCCGTGGACATCTCCTTCCAGGAATCCATCCGGTACGACTACGGCGAACTGGATGAGTTGGTCCTGGCCTACGCCATCAGCGTGCACAAGAGCCAGGGGTCCGAGTATCCCGCAATCATCCTGCCGCTCTACAGCACCCACTACATCATGCTGCAGCGGAACCTGTTGTATACTGCGCTGACCCGGGCCCGGGCGTTGGCCGTCCTCATCGGCACGCCCAAGGCCCTCGCCATCGCGGTGAAGAACAACCGGGTCGTCGAGCGTTATACGGGGCTGCGGGATGCGCTGGGCGAATTGATCGGCGACCGGACGGAAAGCCTACCGGGTCTTCAGGGCCTTTCGCCGTGA
- a CDS encoding nucleoside-diphosphate kinase, translated as MERTLVLIKPDAVQRGMIGLIAGRFESKGLKVAGLKMMQLTDGILDEHYAHLSDKPFFPRIKSFMQETPVVALCLEGVDAVDVVRGLCGVTNARQAAPGTIRGDLGMSVQCNLVHASDSLETARDEVPRFFSEDELFTYAKAEDAVVYASDER; from the coding sequence GTGGAACGAACGCTTGTTCTTATCAAGCCGGATGCCGTGCAGCGCGGAATGATCGGCCTCATCGCCGGCCGTTTCGAAAGCAAGGGGCTCAAGGTCGCCGGTCTCAAGATGATGCAGTTGACCGACGGGATCCTGGACGAACACTACGCGCACCTGTCCGACAAGCCCTTCTTCCCCCGAATCAAGTCCTTCATGCAGGAAACGCCGGTCGTGGCGCTGTGCCTGGAAGGCGTCGACGCCGTGGACGTCGTGCGGGGCCTGTGCGGCGTGACGAACGCCAGGCAGGCCGCCCCGGGCACTATACGCGGCGATCTCGGCATGAGCGTGCAGTGCAACCTTGTGCACGCTTCCGACTCCCTGGAAACGGCACGGGACGAAGTGCCCCGCTTCTTCTCCGAGGATGAACTGTTTACCTACGCGAAGGCGGAAGACGCCGTCGTCTACGCCAGCGACGAACGTTAG